A genome region from Catenulispora sp. EB89 includes the following:
- the metK gene encoding methionine adenosyltransferase → MSGTVRRLFTSESVTEGHPDKIADQISDAILDSLLKDDPKSRVAVETMLTTGQVHIAGEVTTTAYADIAHLVRETILAIGYDSSKKGFDGASCGVSVSIGSQSPDIAQGVDDAYEARVEGDTDELDRQGAGDQGLMFGYACTDTPELMPLPIALAHRLSSRLAAVRKDGTVPYLRPDGKTQVTIEYDGHKAVRLDTVVLSTQHASDIDLDNLLTPDIREQVVAPEIAALELDTSDYRLLVNPTGRFEIGGPMGDAGLTGRKIIVDTYGGMARHGGGAFSGKDPSKVDRSAAYAMRWVAKNVVAAGLAERCEVQVAYAIGKAEPVGLFVETFGTGLVEDVKIQEAVLQVFDLRPAAIIRDLDLLRPIYQQTAAYGHFGRDLPDFTWERTDRAEALKKAVA, encoded by the coding sequence ATGTCCGGTACCGTCCGCCGCCTGTTCACCTCCGAATCGGTGACCGAGGGGCACCCCGACAAGATCGCCGACCAGATCAGCGACGCGATCCTCGACTCGCTGCTCAAGGACGACCCGAAGTCCCGGGTCGCCGTCGAGACCATGCTCACCACCGGCCAGGTGCACATCGCCGGCGAGGTCACCACCACCGCGTACGCCGACATCGCGCACCTGGTCCGCGAGACGATCCTGGCCATCGGCTACGACTCGTCCAAGAAGGGCTTCGACGGCGCCTCCTGCGGCGTGTCGGTGTCCATCGGCTCGCAGTCCCCGGACATCGCCCAGGGCGTCGACGACGCCTATGAGGCGCGGGTCGAGGGTGACACCGACGAGCTCGACCGCCAGGGCGCCGGCGACCAGGGCCTGATGTTCGGCTACGCCTGCACCGACACCCCGGAGCTGATGCCGCTACCGATCGCGCTGGCGCACCGCCTGTCGAGCCGGCTGGCCGCGGTCCGCAAGGACGGTACCGTGCCGTACCTGCGCCCGGACGGCAAGACCCAGGTGACCATCGAGTACGACGGGCACAAGGCGGTCCGGCTGGACACCGTGGTCCTGTCGACCCAGCACGCCTCCGACATCGACCTGGACAACCTGCTCACCCCGGACATCCGCGAGCAGGTGGTGGCGCCGGAGATCGCCGCCCTGGAGCTGGACACGTCGGACTACCGGCTGCTGGTGAACCCGACCGGGCGGTTCGAGATCGGCGGCCCGATGGGCGACGCGGGCCTGACCGGCCGGAAGATCATCGTGGACACCTACGGCGGGATGGCCCGGCACGGCGGCGGGGCGTTCTCCGGCAAGGACCCGTCGAAGGTGGACCGCTCGGCGGCCTACGCGATGCGGTGGGTGGCGAAGAACGTGGTCGCCGCCGGGCTGGCGGAGCGGTGCGAGGTGCAGGTCGCTTACGCGATCGGCAAGGCGGAGCCGGTGGGGCTGTTCGTGGAGACGTTCGGTACCGGGCTGGTCGAGGACGTGAAGATCCAGGAGGCGGTGCTGCAGGTGTTCGACCTGCGGCCGGCCGCGATCATCCGGGACCTGGACC
- the coaBC gene encoding bifunctional phosphopantothenoylcysteine decarboxylase/phosphopantothenate--cysteine ligase CoaBC has translation MPSPTVVLGVGGGIAAYKACELLRLFTESGHAVTVVPTAAALHFVGEPTWAALSGRPVATEVWEHVHEVPHVRIGRHADLVVVAPATADLLAKAAHGLADDLLTNTLLTATCPVVFAPAMHTEMWENAATVENVATLRRRGLHVIEPAVGRLTGADAGKGRLPDPSAIFEYCRSLLARGTAEADLTGLHVVVSAGGTREPVDPVRYLGNRSSGKQGYALASTAAARGARVTLVAANTALPDPAGVDVVRVSTTSELRNAVRAAARDADIVVMAAAVADFRPAEPADSKIKKADDLSAPEIRLVQNPHVLRELGHERIRTGQTVVGFAAETGDAHGTWLEHGRAKLAKYGVDLLVVNEVGVDLTFGADHSAAVVIGADGSEDPIPDGPKERLADVIWDRVLKLRTPTD, from the coding sequence ATGCCGTCGCCCACCGTCGTTCTCGGCGTGGGCGGCGGCATCGCCGCGTACAAGGCCTGCGAGCTCCTGCGGCTGTTCACCGAGTCCGGGCACGCGGTCACCGTGGTCCCGACCGCCGCCGCGCTGCACTTCGTCGGCGAGCCGACCTGGGCCGCGCTGTCCGGGCGGCCGGTGGCCACCGAGGTGTGGGAGCACGTGCACGAGGTGCCGCACGTGCGCATCGGCCGGCACGCGGATTTGGTCGTCGTCGCCCCGGCCACCGCCGACCTGCTGGCCAAGGCGGCCCACGGTCTGGCCGACGACCTGCTCACCAACACCCTGCTGACCGCCACCTGCCCGGTGGTCTTCGCGCCGGCCATGCACACCGAGATGTGGGAGAACGCCGCCACCGTCGAGAACGTCGCGACCCTGCGCCGCCGCGGTCTGCACGTCATCGAGCCCGCCGTCGGCCGGCTCACCGGCGCCGACGCCGGCAAGGGCCGGCTGCCGGACCCCTCGGCGATCTTCGAGTACTGCCGCTCGCTGCTGGCCCGCGGCACCGCCGAGGCCGATCTGACCGGGCTGCACGTCGTGGTCTCGGCCGGCGGCACGCGCGAGCCGGTCGACCCGGTGCGCTACCTCGGCAACCGCTCCTCGGGCAAGCAGGGCTACGCGCTGGCGAGCACGGCGGCCGCGCGGGGCGCGCGCGTCACCCTCGTCGCGGCCAACACCGCGCTGCCGGACCCCGCCGGGGTCGATGTGGTGCGGGTGTCGACGACTTCGGAATTGCGCAATGCGGTGCGCGCCGCGGCCCGGGACGCGGACATCGTGGTGATGGCCGCGGCCGTCGCGGACTTCCGGCCCGCCGAGCCGGCCGATTCGAAGATCAAGAAGGCCGACGACCTCTCAGCCCCTGAGATTCGCCTGGTCCAGAACCCGCACGTGCTCCGTGAGCTCGGTCACGAGCGGATACGGACGGGGCAGACGGTGGTCGGGTTCGCTGCCGAGACCGGTGATGCGCACGGGACGTGGCTCGAACACGGCCGCGCCAAACTCGCGAAATACGGCGTCGACCTGCTGGTCGTCAACGAGGTCGGGGTGGACCTGACCTTCGGCGCGGACCACAGCGCGGCGGTCGTGATCGGCGCGGACGGCTCGGAGGACCCGATTCCGGACGGTCCGAAGGAACGGCTCGCGGACGTCATCTGGGACCGGGTACTTAAGCTGCGGACCCCTACCGACTAA
- the rpoZ gene encoding DNA-directed RNA polymerase subunit omega, giving the protein MSATEPEGIINPPIDELLDAAGSKYSLVIYAAKRARQINAYYSQLSEGLLEYVGPLVDTHVHEKPLSIALREINAGLLTAEPIEAGAPGSVIQ; this is encoded by the coding sequence GTGTCCGCCACTGAGCCCGAAGGCATCATCAACCCGCCGATCGACGAGCTGCTCGACGCCGCCGGCTCCAAGTACAGCCTGGTGATCTACGCGGCCAAGCGCGCTCGGCAGATCAACGCCTACTACTCCCAGCTCTCCGAGGGCCTGCTGGAGTACGTCGGCCCGCTGGTGGACACCCACGTCCACGAGAAGCCGCTGTCGATCGCGCTGCGCGAGATCAACGCCGGCCTGCTGACCGCCGAGCCGATCGAGGCCGGCGCGCCCGGCTCGGTCATCCAGTAG
- the gmk gene encoding guanylate kinase: MSDRAGTDGHGSDTTAPALLTVLSGPSGVGKTTLAKHVREVHPEVWLSVSATTRAPRPGEVDGVHYFFYDRPTFEDLIAKGEFLEYAEYAGNMYGTPRHAVEQRLDAGQPVLLEIELQGARQIRAAMPAARLVFLAPPTWEVLEQRLRGRGTEPEDVIERRLATGRVELAAESEFDVTIVNTTVEAAAAELVELVTTGTNV; this comes from the coding sequence ATGAGCGATCGCGCCGGAACGGACGGCCACGGTTCCGACACCACCGCCCCCGCACTGTTGACAGTGCTGTCGGGCCCGTCGGGCGTCGGCAAGACAACCCTTGCCAAGCACGTCCGCGAGGTTCACCCCGAGGTGTGGCTGTCAGTCTCGGCCACCACCCGCGCGCCCCGGCCCGGAGAGGTCGACGGGGTGCACTATTTCTTCTACGACCGGCCTACTTTCGAGGACCTGATCGCCAAGGGCGAGTTCCTGGAGTACGCCGAGTACGCCGGCAACATGTACGGAACCCCGCGCCACGCCGTCGAGCAGCGCCTGGACGCCGGCCAGCCGGTCCTGCTGGAAATCGAGCTGCAGGGCGCGCGCCAGATCCGGGCCGCGATGCCCGCCGCCCGCCTGGTCTTCCTGGCCCCGCCCACCTGGGAGGTGCTGGAGCAGCGGCTGCGCGGCCGCGGCACCGAGCCGGAGGACGTCATCGAGCGGCGGCTGGCGACCGGCCGCGTGGAGCTGGCCGCGGAGAGCGAGTTCGACGTGACGATCGTGAACACCACGGTCGAGGCCGCCGCCGCTGAGCTGGTCGAGCTGGTCACCACCGGTACGAACGTCTGA
- the mihF gene encoding integration host factor, actinobacterial type: protein MALPPLTPEQRAAALQKAAEARRERAALKLRLKAGGVTLSDVVREGQKNEIIGKMKVSALLESMPGIGKVRAKQIMERLDISETRRIRGLGANQIASLEREFGA, encoded by the coding sequence GTGGCTCTTCCGCCCCTCACTCCAGAACAGCGTGCGGCCGCACTTCAGAAGGCAGCCGAAGCGCGGCGTGAGCGCGCCGCCCTGAAGCTCCGTCTCAAGGCGGGCGGCGTGACGTTGTCCGATGTCGTGCGCGAAGGCCAGAAGAACGAGATCATCGGCAAGATGAAGGTCTCGGCTCTTCTGGAATCGATGCCCGGCATCGGAAAGGTCCGGGCCAAGCAGATCATGGAGCGTCTCGATATTTCCGAGACGCGCCGTATCCGTGGGCTCGGCGCCAATCAGATCGCATCGCTGGAGCGTGAATTCGGCGCGTGA
- a CDS encoding neutral zinc metallopeptidase — MQFDDDAQLDSGQVRDERGSGPSRGGGLGGGFGLPGGRGGLVGLILALIAAVVGVPLALTDGSGTSSNSLSSSGSGTATGPVTSGSLAAKCRTGADANVSDDCRVVAVVNSVQNYWSGFFARNNQKYPPAQTVIFSGATRTACGNATSAVGPFYCPGDRTVYLDLGFWQDLKTKFGARGGPFAQAYVIAHEYGHHVQNLTGALRNSQSSQQGANSGAVRVELQADCYAGLWAHSATTTKDAGGRVLIKDLTKQDISDGLDAAAAVGDDRIQAQYQHRVTPETWTHGSAAQRQQWFLTGYQTGNFQSCDTFSGAL, encoded by the coding sequence ATGCAGTTCGACGACGACGCCCAGCTGGACTCCGGCCAGGTCCGCGACGAGCGCGGCTCCGGCCCCTCCCGGGGCGGCGGCCTCGGCGGCGGCTTCGGCCTGCCCGGCGGCCGCGGCGGCCTGGTCGGGCTGATCCTGGCGCTGATCGCCGCAGTGGTCGGCGTGCCGCTGGCGCTCACCGACGGCTCCGGGACGTCCTCGAACTCCCTGTCCTCCTCCGGCAGCGGCACCGCCACCGGCCCCGTCACCAGCGGCTCGCTGGCCGCCAAGTGCCGCACCGGCGCCGACGCCAACGTCAGCGACGACTGCCGCGTGGTGGCCGTGGTGAACTCCGTGCAGAACTACTGGAGCGGCTTCTTCGCCCGCAACAACCAGAAGTACCCGCCGGCCCAGACCGTCATCTTCAGCGGCGCCACCCGCACCGCCTGCGGCAACGCGACCTCCGCCGTCGGGCCGTTCTACTGCCCGGGCGACCGCACGGTCTATCTGGACCTCGGTTTCTGGCAGGACCTCAAAACGAAGTTCGGCGCGCGCGGCGGACCGTTCGCGCAGGCCTACGTCATCGCGCACGAGTACGGCCACCACGTCCAGAACCTCACCGGCGCGCTGCGCAACAGCCAGTCGTCCCAACAGGGTGCGAACAGCGGTGCGGTCCGGGTCGAACTCCAGGCAGACTGTTACGCAGGGCTCTGGGCGCACTCCGCGACGACGACGAAGGACGCCGGCGGCAGGGTCCTGATCAAGGACCTCACGAAGCAGGACATCTCCGACGGACTGGACGCCGCGGCCGCCGTCGGCGACGACCGGATCCAGGCCCAGTACCAGCATCGGGTGACCCCCGAAACCTGGACGCACGGCTCGGCGGCGCAGCGTCAGCAGTGGTTCCTCACCGGTTACCAGACAGGGAACTTCCAGTCCTGCGATACTTTCTCCGGCGCGCTCTGA
- a CDS encoding OB-fold domain-containing protein — protein MRGILGWGVHLPYRRLDRTAIAAVAGTGGGTGTRAVASYDEDTTTMAVAAARAALHPEGPGNGASADRPKLPDTIRTLWLTTTTPAYQDRTNATAVHAALRLPRTTAAYDATGAVRSTTAALDAALSGTGTHLVVASDLRTGRPGSADESAGGDAAAALLIGEGTPETPVLAELLAHTSTTEEFLDRWRTPGDQASKTWEDRFGETRYTTLATEAWNALLAATPTATASTTTPDAIDILLIAGTHERAVKSVLKKTGVPAARHHDPFTKTVGTTGAAHPALLLASALEVARPGQTIALLVLADGADAFLWRTTQALAAHRPARPVADQLAAAGSVPYGRYLAWRGFLPVEPPRRPEPARTSASAAARAADWKFALVGTESADGTTVHLPPSAFDAAPHPAASTEGTIVTFTVDRLAYSPSPPVVFAVVDFDGGGRLPIELTDVDADEVAIGLRVEATFRRLSTADGIHNYFWKARPVRSPGRRPVRSADPEQETR, from the coding sequence ATGCGAGGAATCCTGGGGTGGGGCGTCCACCTGCCGTACCGCCGCCTGGACCGCACCGCCATCGCCGCCGTGGCCGGCACCGGCGGCGGAACCGGTACCCGCGCCGTGGCCTCCTACGACGAGGACACGACGACCATGGCCGTCGCCGCCGCCCGCGCCGCGCTGCACCCGGAGGGCCCAGGCAACGGCGCCAGCGCCGACCGCCCCAAGCTCCCCGACACCATCAGAACCCTGTGGCTCACCACCACCACCCCCGCCTACCAGGACCGTACCAACGCCACCGCCGTCCACGCCGCCCTCCGCCTCCCCCGCACCACCGCCGCCTACGACGCCACCGGAGCCGTCCGCTCGACGACCGCCGCCCTCGACGCCGCCCTGAGCGGCACCGGGACCCACCTCGTCGTCGCCTCCGACCTGCGCACCGGCCGCCCCGGCAGCGCCGACGAGTCCGCCGGCGGCGACGCGGCCGCCGCCCTGCTCATCGGCGAGGGAACTCCCGAGACCCCGGTCCTGGCCGAACTCCTCGCCCACACCAGCACCACCGAGGAGTTCCTCGACCGCTGGCGCACTCCTGGGGATCAGGCCTCGAAGACGTGGGAGGACCGCTTCGGCGAGACGCGCTACACCACCCTCGCCACCGAAGCCTGGAATGCCCTGCTCGCGGCGACGCCGACGGCAACCGCAAGCACAACCACACCAGACGCCATCGACATCCTCCTCATAGCCGGCACCCACGAACGCGCCGTGAAGTCCGTCCTGAAGAAGACCGGCGTGCCCGCCGCACGCCACCACGACCCGTTCACCAAAACCGTCGGCACCACCGGCGCGGCCCACCCCGCCCTCCTGCTCGCCTCAGCCCTCGAAGTCGCGCGGCCCGGCCAGACCATCGCCCTCCTGGTCCTCGCGGACGGCGCCGACGCCTTCCTGTGGCGCACGACGCAAGCCCTCGCGGCCCACCGCCCCGCACGCCCCGTCGCCGACCAGCTCGCGGCCGCCGGCAGCGTCCCCTACGGCCGCTACCTCGCCTGGCGCGGCTTCCTCCCCGTCGAGCCGCCACGGCGCCCCGAGCCGGCCCGCACCTCCGCCTCGGCCGCCGCACGCGCTGCCGACTGGAAGTTCGCACTCGTCGGTACCGAAAGCGCGGACGGGACGACCGTCCACCTCCCGCCGTCCGCCTTCGACGCCGCCCCGCACCCGGCCGCCAGCACCGAGGGCACCATCGTCACGTTCACCGTCGACCGCCTCGCGTACTCCCCCAGCCCGCCGGTCGTGTTCGCGGTCGTCGACTTCGACGGCGGCGGCCGCCTGCCGATCGAGCTCACCGACGTCGACGCCGACGAGGTCGCCATCGGGCTGCGCGTGGAGGCCACCTTCCGCCGCCTGAGCACCGCCGACGGGATCCACAACTACTTCTGGAAGGCGCGCCCCGTCCGCAGCCCCGGCCGCCGCCCCGTCCGCTCCGCCGACCCCGAACAGGAGACCCGCTGA
- a CDS encoding acetyl-CoA acetyltransferase, which yields MASHGIKDRVAIVGMGCTRFAEHWDSGADELLLSATSEAFTGAGLAKEEIDAYWLGTAQSGMSGITLARPLELEGKPVTRVENYCASGSEALRQAAYAVASGAYDVTMAVGVEKVKDSGYQGLNAFPIPGDGTARTVTAAAMFSMVVPAYGAKYGVAPQEMREVLARIASKNHANGARNPKAQFRREWPVEQLLAMPRVAGELSVFDCAGVADGAAAAIVVRAEDALRYTDKPLYVKALSLVAGNGLPLGDPAYDYTTFPEIVAAAEDAYRQAGVTDPRRELAMAEVHDCFTPTELVLMEDLGFCDRGKAWQDVLSGAFDLDGDLPVNPDGGLKSFGHPVGASGLRMMYEAWLQLRGEAPEPRRIGTFGQRELALTHNLGGYPGEMVGFVSILGTKVG from the coding sequence ATGGCCTCGCACGGCATCAAGGACCGCGTCGCGATCGTCGGCATGGGCTGCACCCGCTTCGCAGAGCACTGGGACAGCGGCGCCGACGAACTCCTGCTGTCGGCGACGTCCGAGGCCTTCACCGGCGCCGGCCTGGCCAAGGAGGAGATCGACGCCTACTGGCTCGGCACCGCGCAGTCGGGCATGAGCGGCATCACGCTGGCCCGGCCGCTGGAGCTGGAAGGCAAGCCGGTCACCCGCGTCGAGAACTACTGCGCGTCCGGCTCCGAAGCGCTGCGCCAGGCCGCCTACGCCGTCGCCTCAGGCGCCTACGACGTCACGATGGCCGTCGGCGTCGAGAAGGTGAAGGACTCCGGCTACCAGGGACTGAACGCCTTCCCCATCCCCGGCGACGGCACCGCCCGCACCGTCACCGCCGCCGCGATGTTCTCCATGGTCGTGCCCGCGTACGGCGCGAAATACGGCGTCGCCCCGCAGGAGATGCGCGAGGTCCTGGCCCGCATCGCGTCCAAGAACCACGCCAACGGCGCCCGCAATCCCAAAGCCCAGTTCCGCAGGGAATGGCCGGTCGAGCAGCTGCTCGCGATGCCGCGGGTGGCCGGGGAGCTGTCGGTGTTCGACTGCGCCGGCGTGGCCGACGGCGCGGCGGCGGCGATCGTCGTCCGCGCCGAGGACGCGCTGCGGTACACCGACAAGCCGCTGTACGTCAAAGCCCTGTCACTGGTCGCCGGCAACGGCCTGCCGCTGGGCGATCCGGCCTACGACTACACGACCTTCCCCGAGATCGTCGCCGCCGCCGAGGACGCCTACCGCCAGGCCGGCGTGACCGACCCGCGGCGCGAACTGGCGATGGCCGAGGTGCACGACTGCTTCACTCCCACCGAGCTGGTCCTGATGGAGGACCTGGGCTTCTGCGACCGCGGCAAGGCCTGGCAGGACGTGCTCTCCGGGGCCTTCGACCTCGACGGCGACCTGCCGGTCAACCCCGACGGCGGGCTGAAGTCCTTCGGTCACCCGGTCGGCGCCTCCGGGCTGCGGATGATGTACGAGGCCTGGCTTCAGCTGCGCGGCGAGGCGCCGGAGCCGCGGCGGATCGGGACGTTCGGCCAGCGGGAGCTAGCGCTGACGCACAATCTTGGCGGATATCCGGGCGAAATGGTGGGCTTTGTGTCGATTCTGGGAACAAAGGTGGGCTGA
- a CDS encoding MerR family transcriptional regulator, which yields MTTENYSPAQTVEISGFSLDTLRYYERIGLIEPVRRAAGGHRRYTDDDIGWLDMLRCLRGTGMPIAQMQTFAELVRDGDGTVAERLALLEEHDANVEAEMARLIELRRKVREKIAYYRGALAEMPVECVRD from the coding sequence ATGACGACCGAGAACTACTCCCCGGCACAGACGGTCGAGATATCCGGCTTCTCCCTGGACACGCTGCGCTACTACGAGCGGATCGGGCTGATCGAGCCCGTCCGCCGCGCCGCCGGCGGCCACCGCCGCTACACCGACGACGACATCGGCTGGCTGGACATGCTCCGCTGCCTGCGCGGCACCGGAATGCCGATCGCGCAGATGCAGACCTTCGCCGAGCTGGTGCGCGACGGCGACGGCACGGTCGCCGAGCGCCTGGCGCTGCTGGAGGAGCACGACGCGAACGTCGAGGCGGAGATGGCGCGGCTGATCGAGTTGCGGCGGAAGGTGCGGGAGAAGATCGCGTATTACCGGGGGGCTTTAGCCGAGATGCCGGTGGAGTGCGTGCGGGATTAG
- a CDS encoding aldo/keto reductase: MEYTTFGGPTGPQVSTLALGVMMFGTTTDEATSVAILDRFREAGGTFLDTADCYAFWVDGATGHESEDLLGRWLASRGCREEMVISTKLGAQPDPAFAAPWPRNAEGLSAPAVQAAAEGSLARLGTDHVEVLFAHIEDTSVTFPETVGAFAELIAEGKVAVAGVSNHPTSRVKRARAAAEALDVPGYTAVQQRHAYLRALPGAGFSSPQETADDELLAMVRDGEVSMMAYATLLEGSLVRPDRPLPRQYQSPENRMRLRTLWHVADEAGVTRTQLALAWLLRGDPAIVPVVGVSSVAQLDDALGALDVPRDVVTALADAVAQAVAETAA, encoded by the coding sequence ATGGAGTACACGACCTTCGGCGGTCCGACCGGGCCGCAGGTGAGCACCCTCGCGCTGGGTGTGATGATGTTCGGCACGACCACCGACGAGGCGACGTCCGTGGCCATCCTCGACCGCTTCCGCGAGGCCGGGGGCACCTTCCTGGACACCGCCGACTGCTACGCCTTCTGGGTCGACGGCGCGACCGGCCACGAGAGCGAGGACCTGTTGGGGCGCTGGCTGGCATCGCGCGGCTGCCGCGAGGAGATGGTGATCTCGACCAAGCTCGGCGCGCAGCCGGATCCGGCGTTCGCGGCGCCCTGGCCGCGCAACGCCGAGGGCCTGTCGGCGCCGGCGGTGCAGGCGGCGGCGGAGGGCAGCCTGGCCCGGCTCGGGACCGACCACGTCGAGGTGCTGTTCGCGCACATCGAGGACACCTCCGTGACGTTCCCCGAGACGGTCGGCGCCTTCGCGGAGCTGATCGCGGAGGGCAAGGTGGCGGTCGCCGGGGTCTCGAACCACCCGACGTCGCGCGTGAAGCGCGCCAGGGCGGCCGCCGAGGCGCTGGACGTCCCCGGCTACACGGCGGTCCAGCAGCGGCACGCCTACCTGCGGGCCCTGCCCGGCGCGGGCTTCTCCTCGCCGCAGGAGACCGCCGACGACGAGCTGCTGGCCATGGTGCGCGACGGCGAAGTGTCGATGATGGCGTACGCGACGCTGCTGGAGGGCTCGCTGGTCCGGCCGGACCGGCCGCTGCCCCGGCAGTATCAGAGTCCGGAGAACCGGATGCGACTCAGGACCCTGTGGCACGTCGCCGACGAGGCCGGGGTGACGCGCACCCAGCTGGCGCTGGCCTGGCTGCTGCGCGGCGACCCGGCGATCGTGCCGGTCGTCGGGGTGAGCTCGGTGGCGCAGCTCGACGACGCGCTCGGGGCGCTGGACGTGCCGCGGGACGTGGTCACGGCGCTGGCGGACGCGGTCGCTCAGGCGGTCGCCGAAACAGCCGCCTGA